The Synechococcus sp. PCC 7335 nucleotide sequence TAGCAACGCCGCAATCCACACCTCTATCAGCGGCACCCCTAGCTGCTTTTGCAGATCAACCAATCGCTGCGGTGAGCCCGTCTGTTCATTTGCCAACGCCTTCACCCAGTCAGACACATGCTCAGCATGCGAGACGGCCAGCGCCTGACTCTTGAGCCCAGCATCCTCCAACGCTTCGAGCATGTCCAAGACCGACAGTTTCTCTACATCACCTGCAACAGAATCCTCATCAGTTTTATCTTCATTGGCTAGCTCACTAGTCGTGCGATAGAAACGATTCACTAATTCTGAGAAGTCTAGCTCCTGGGTCTGTCTAGTCACTCCCTGAAGCCAGTCGCCATCCATAACTGGCCCTTCTGCGTTGTTCGCATCCTGCCAATCTTCCCAGAGTACTTCTGACTTGGTTTCACACAGTCCAGCTAGCTGCATCAGAACATCGCCAGCGACTCGAAGGCGATCGCGCTGCTTTAGCTCAGATAGTTCTTCTTCAAACTGCTTCCACAGACCAAGGACATCTGCTGTCTCTGGAACCGTAGCCGCTTCCTCGATCGCAACTTCCAGATTCAACTCTAGCTGCCGCACACTAACCATGCGCTACCTCACCTAGCTCAAACCGATCGCCCCACGGACACCCAGCGATCGGACACTCTATCGGTTCTAAACGAATCTCATCAGCAAAGAAGGAAATACCAAACCGCGCACTCAGTAGCCCATTACCTCTTGTTGAACATAGCGTTCTACTGTCGCTCCGATAGCCTGCACAGTGAATTGCGGCACTTCCACACTTTGGCACCGTTTGAAGACAGAAGCAGCGATCGCATGGACGGGTGCATCTTCTTTTCTCTCGCCAGATGTACAGGTTGGCGTAAGGCATCGACCCTCGGCCACGACAGCGATACTTCTCTACCTGTCCCTTTTGGAAGCAGCATCGGAAACCTGTTGGTATTCCAACCGCCGCTTTTCATTCAGTTGCTGACGATTGCGATAGTGAGACCGCTTGCGTGGACAACGCTTCTCATTCCAACAGCCGTCGCCCTCCTTCCCCTTTCCGTGCAGCTGCCGCGCATCTGACGCAGAAAGCTGGGCACAAGCGACGCATTTCTTATCAACACGACGAGGCATGAGTGCTCACCCTCCTATCGCAACGGCATGATGCCGAAAGGCTTCTTCTATCGCATCTCTTAACAGGGCACCGTCCGCAATCTTCAAAAACATATCCACTAGCGCTACATTTTCCATTCTTAGCTGCCAGCCGTTGATCAATAGGAACGTCTCTGATACCGCTGCGGCAACCCGTTTATTGCCATCAATGAAAGCATGGGCCATGCAGAGGTGATAAGCATAGGTCGCGGCGCAGGCAATCACATCAGCTTCCTCGTAGTAGTGCCGGTTCTCAGCTGCTTTCAAAGCAGATTCCAGCAACCCCTGATCCCTCAGCCCGGACTGACCACCCGTTTCAGCCACAATCAGTCGATGAATCGATAAAACGTCAGATAGCGTTGGAAACTCCATTACGCCTAGCCCGCTTCCCTAAGCCAACTCTCGGTAAGCATCGCGGCGCTTGTCCATCACGCCCTGAAAGGTCTGCACAAACTCAGATTCAGAAGGCTTTTCCTCTGGTGGTACAGATACCATCAGAGATTGCCCTACCACTGTGACCTCTACTTGGCCGCCTGGTTGCAGCCCGATCGCTGCCAGTGCGTCCGCAGGTATCGGTAGCAGGGTTTCCCCATCGACCGTTCTGATTTGCTCAAGCATTCTGCTGCTCCAGTCAGTATTTGAACCTCAGCCCTGTTCGCCAACTCAGCCTGCTACAGCCTAGAGGCTAAAAAGCTGATGGCGACTGGCTTTATTGTACCCTAGCCAATCCAGTTTTATTTGTAGTGTAATTTTTAGTGTAACCCAAATAAATGTAATTATTTGGGGTTAGGCATGCTACGTTAGGAGCGACAACGCAGTAGTGCGCCTTTCAGAAAGCACTACTGCTTAGAAATCGGGAGCATTTTCGCAGCGGTTTGGGCTGCATTTTGAAATTGATGATGGCTAAACCTAATCCAGTGCCAACGTTTATGGGATCGTGACAGCTATGCTCGCGCGAGATCTAGAGCAGCAAACGCAATCTACTTGTCAGTTGACAAGTAGAAAATTATTGACTACCGTAAGGGTATGTGAATGGCGAGGAAGAAGCACCCAGACAAAGAGATTGAGGCAGCACTGAAGTACGCAGAAGCCCACGGCTGGGAAGTTATAGATAGTGGAGGACATTGCTGGGGGAAGGTACGATGTCCGGTCAACGACTCGGCTTGTCGTAACGGTAATTTTTGCGCTAACTCAATCTGGAGCACTCCCAAAAGTCCACAAAACCACGCTAAGAAGATTCGCAAGTGGGTTAACGGCTGTATTCACACTCAAGAGGACTAGAACCGTGAAATGCTATGACTTTGAACTATCTTTCAAGCTCCCCGGTGTCAACGCTGACGGTGACCAGTATTTAGACGCACTGTTTGAGGCTGGTTGCGACGACGCCACAATCGGCACCGGACGCAGAGGGTTTATCGGCGCTGACTTCAGCCGGGAATCAACGTCGCTAGAGTCAGCGGTTGAGTCTGCAATCCGAGACGTTGAAAGTGCTATTCCGGGTGCGCGGTTAATTGGCGCAGGGCCGGATCTAGTCGGGATTTCTGATATTGCGGCAATCCTCGAATGCTCTCGTCAAAATATCAGACAACATCTGTTAGATGCTAGTGCCCCCGTTCCTACTTACCAAGGCAAGCGAGACATGTGGCACTTTGGAGAGGTGCTGATCTGGTTGCGAGACGCTAAGGGGGTGCAAATCGCGCCAGAGCTGATAGAGGTTGCAGCCTACGCTATGCAGTTTAATGCTGCACAGGAAACAGAAAAGGCTGAGAAAGTCGCAACGCTGGTTTAGACCGCACATCCACACAGATACACAGCGTCCCTGCAAGGTCTCGACCAATCAACGACCCGCTGCTCGCTCGGTTGAGAACAAACGCAGCCTAAAGGACGATATCGAAGTGGTGGGTGTTTCAGAAAGTTGAGTCGCTTCGATATTGAAAGTGTTTTGATCGCGTTTTGGGGGGTGAATTATGGCTAAACCTGATCCTGTTCCGACGTTTATTGAGGTGGGGGTGAATGCGAAGCCTGCTGTGCCTGCTGAGGATGAGTCGGAGAAACCGCTGCAGGGGGACTGGGTGGATGAGTTTCTGGGCGATCGCGAGATTAGGCCCAACACGAAGAAAGCTTATACGAGACAGCTACGAGGCTTTCAAGTCTGGTGCGAGTTCAAGCATTGGGGCGACGTTGGCGAGGCTGATGTGAGTCGGTACAAGGAGCATCTGAAGAACAAACCCACTAAAGCGGGGAAAATAGGGCTATCTCCGGCTAGCGTTAACCAGGCAATCGCTACGCTTCAAAGCTTCTTTAAGTGGTTGGCGACGAAGCGTTACATCACCTACAACCCGACGTTGAATGTGGAGAAGGTGCCCGCCGCGCCGACTGAGACGAAGGATATAGAAGTAGCGGCAGTGCGGCAGTTAGCAGAAGGACTGGAGTATCGGGGACAGCGTGAGCAGCTGAGTACTAGAGACACGGCTATCTTTGAGTTGCTGAAGCATGGCCTTAGAGCGACAGAAGTTAGCAAGCTGAACATCGGGGATTACAACGGTCAGGCCGTTCAGGTCAGTAAAGCGAAGTGGCGCAGCGATGGAACGGTACCGCTAGCGCCGAACGCTCGTCAGGCGCTAGACAGCTATCTGGGTTGGTGCGTACGCAAAGGGTTTGATACTAGTTCAGGTGAGCCACTGTTTAGAAGCCTATCGAGGAACGGTTATGGGAAGCGGCTGGGCTACTGGGGCATCTACGAGATGGTGAAGGATTTGGGTGTGATCGCAGAATCAACTGAGAACGTACATCCGCACCGATTGCGTCATACGTTTGGGACGCAGCTCGTTCTGAATGATATGTCGCCGGATTATGTGCGGAAGTTGATGCGGATAAAGTCGCCTGTGACTTCTGAACGGTACACCAAAAGAGCGCTGGAGAAGAAGGCTGAAGATGCGTTCAACGAGTTGATTGAGCGCTCTGAATCGGGTAGTGGTTTGTTTTAGACAAGAACTAGCTCGTTAAAGCGAGCGAGATTCTCTCATGGGGATAGAGAAGACTTATGAGATGGTGTAAGCAGTACGCAGATAAAATTGCCTATTCCCATGTTTTCTGTCGAGCATTTAATACGTAGTCTTCAGCCTCTTTGAGGGTCTCGAAACCGCTTGGATATCTTTCAATCAAAACAGCTGGTAGGCGATCGCAGTCCCGGTTCACGCCGCCCTCTAGTTCAATATCGGGTGGAAGCGGAGAATTGCAAATAAGTGGCTGCTGGGCGTTTGCTAGCTGCTGTGGTTTCATACTTTCATTTAGACGTAAGTCTGTATTAAGCAGAATAGTTTGGCGTAAGTCTGTGCTGTTGAGGTCGGCGTCGCGGAGATCTACGTGGCTGAGGTCTGCGTCGCTGAGGTCGGCGTCGCTGAGGTCGGCGTCGCGGAGATCTACGTGGCTGAGGTCTGCGCCGATGAGGTCGGCGTCGCTGAGGTTCGCGTAGCTGAGATCTGCGTGGCTGAGGTCTGCGCCGATGAGGTCTGTGCTGTTGAGGACTGCGAAGCTGAGGTCTGCGCCGATGAGGTCTGTGCTGTTGAGGACTGCGAAGCTGAGGTCTGCGTTGAAGAGGTCTGCGTTGAAGAGGTCTGCGTGGCTGAGGTCTGCGTGGCTGAGGTCTGCGCCGCTGAGGTCTACGTGGCTGAGGTCGGCGTCGCGGAGATCTGCGTCGCGGAGATCTACGTGGCTGAGGTCTGCGCCGCTGAGGTTTGTTTGTTCTAACGATCGACAGTTTCCAAACCGACGTTCTAGAAGATATCTAGGAACGTCTGCTGAATATCGCCTTTGCGCCCAACAACCTGCTACCAAATCCTGTACAGCTTGCTTTTGTTCTATCTTATTGTCACTACCCAAACTGACGTAATTTGATTTAACTCTAGTCTCGCGCACGTTGTACTCTACTAACCCCACGACTATGACTGCCGGGATAATCAGCCAGCTAGCGGTCTTCAACCGACTTCTCCGCCTGTACCATACGCTCTTTTTGATAAACGCTTTAGCTGCCTCTGATAGGGGGAAGGCATCCGCCTGCTGCTCACGAAACTGAATCGCTTCTGCCAGTGGTATTCCCTGCAACAGGTAACCACGCGCCTGCTCTCTCGCCTGCCATGTCACCGTACTAGCCTCGATTCGTCGCTGCTGTCTGAGCAAATCGCGATTCTGCTCTATCCACTGTCTGAGCAATCGCCAGTGACGAATCAGTGCTTCATGGGCCACATCTACAATCGCTCGGCGTTCTAACGAGCTACCTTTACTGACCACTTCACTAGTGACCAGCAGTCGGTTCTTTGGGTTGGCGAGAGTATCCACAACAGACCGTACCCGCTGAGCTGAATGTAGCGGTTCAGCAATCAGGTTCTCTAGAAAAACGCGACGGCGAGTATCTTCAGTACCTTCCCCTAGCTGAGTTAGCTGCTGAAAGATATGCTGCACAGTTCGCTTCTCATCGGCGTCAAAGCGGTCATAGACCTCAGTGGCTCTTTGATCTAACGTGCCTTCTATCCCGCCTAACGTCAGATAATCAGACAGCCTGAGCTGACCATCTGATTGCCGCTGCCAGAGCGCTTTAAGCGTATATTGCAGCAAAGGCAAACTACCGGGTGCCGCCTTCGTCTCTTTGGTGATGGCCGCAACCAGGTCTGGCTCAACGCTCAGCCCCACTTGCTCAGCCGGTTTACAAATAGCTGTCCGTAGCTCTTCTGCGGTCAACGGCAGCACGCTAACCATGTTCTGCTGAATCTGCTGAGCTAACCCAGCGTAGTCTTGAGCCAAACACTTCCCTACAAAGTCTGCTCGCATCGCGATTACCAGACATAGCTGGTCGCCACAGGCAGACAGCACCCCGATCAAACAGTCAAAAAACTGCAAGCGGTCCTCGTCATCCTCACAGCGCGTAAACACCTCCTCGAACTGGTCAATCACCAGCACAGTACGCGGCGCGGTAGAGGCTTGTACCAATCGCTGTAAGCCCGCACTCCCTTCTTTCAACAAACCCTCGGCCCGTCCTAGCGCTTCGGCGCGATCTAGCTGCGAACCCGACAACGGCACAAAGGCCGCAGCCAGGTTTTTCATCGGCTGTGCGTCTGGCCGAGTAATCAGAATCTGCCACTGCTCGCTGCCCGCTACCCGCTTCCCTAGCTTGAGCTGATGGATGAGTCCAGCTCTCAAAACAGAAGACTTACCGTTGCCAGAGGCACCGACTAGCGATAGAAACGGGCGGGTTCTCACATGATTGACTAGCTGACTGACCAACCGCTCGCGGCCAAAGAAGTATTGAGGATCTTCGTCATTACAGTCAAAGAACTCTAAGCCTTTGTATGGACAGATGCCGCTGTCTACCTGTGTAGCTTCTGGCTGGGGCCGGGTAGCCTGCCCGCTTCTAGTCAGCTCAATCGCTTCACCGAAGCTAGTACAGACTGGCGTTTGCAAATCGCCCTTAAGTGCCCGACTAACATGGGCAACTAAGTCAAAGGAGTTAACGCTGTTTTCAGACAGTCGGTCTGGCTCTAGCCCTGTTAGCAACGCTTTGGTTAAAACACTGTATGGACTGTTGAGGTCTTCCCACGAGCTTTCAAAGTCACGAGAAGAGGCAATAAAACAGCGATGACGACTGCCGCCACTGCCGGGGTTGGCGGCATCTACATTGACGATTAGCGAACCGCTATGGCAGCAGTCTAGCCAGATGACTTGCTGTCTGACTGGGCTTGCGGACAGCAGCCAGTGCAGCCAGCCTAACGGCAGTCCAGGAACCGGGCTGTTGGGGTCTGTATCGCTAGTAGCTAAGTAACCTTTGTCATGGCCGTCATCACTGGCTAGGCCATGACCGGAGAAGTAGAAAAGCGCCGTCTCTGGTAGCTGCTGACTGTCCGGTAGAAACAGCTGCTTCAACACTTGCTTGAGCTGTCGCTGGGTTACTGGCTGCGTTGCGGATACAGCGGGTTCTTGCTTTCCTTCTCCAGCTTCGAGGATACGCTCTGGCAGCCGCTGCACTTTGAAGTCACTAGCTTGCTCTAGCCGCTGCGCGATCGCCTCAGCGTCTTTTACAGGTGCAGTGAGTGGACTTAACTGTTGATAGCAGCTAATACCAACAACTAGAGCGTTACGACTCATGAGAGAAAGCGCCGTCGTCAGAATAAAAAACAGTTTATGGCTCGGTAGAGACAAACCGACTGTCTACACTGGATTTCTTTATCTGCTTTCCTGAAGATCTGCGCTCTTTAGCTGTTCTATGGTTGCTGGCCGTTCTGAAAAGAACACTCTACGGTGATTTTTAAGTTGCATTCGGCGTTGCTTTTCGTGATGTAAGGAACGCCTGCTTCTCCAGCTACTTTTACACCAAATTCGAGAGTGACTTTATCGACGTTGGCGATCGCCATTTCTCTAAACGCATCGAGCGTTTGCCTGGTATAGGTACGAATCGTATCTTGCATCGCTTGGAACTGTTGCCTAGTTTGTTGACCAGCCCCCTTTGCTGTGCGGGTAGTCTCGCCAGTGATAGGCGTCTCTGGCACGAGGGCGGTCTCTTCCGCTTCGATATAGATAATCGACCCGTCTTCTAGTTGAAGGGGAGCTAAGTGAGTCATGCGAGTACCAACAAAAGGACCAGGAAACAAGTCTTCTGCTGTAGTGTATCAGCGCCCAATCCCTATAGCTCTGCTCATAATTCTTCCTGCCGAAGCAGCGGACACCTGTTAAAGCGAGGAGATACTGAGCAGCAACTCGCTAGCTTAAGTTAACTGCACCTTAGATCAGGTCTTTTTCAGGTAAGGCGATCGCGCTCTCGATATCAAAATGGAAGAAGCGTTTGACGAGCTGTAAAACTCCTCTAAATGTGATTTGTCTGACCGAATCCAGTCCAGCCAAGGGTCAGTGCTCATAGCAAAGCCTCTACTTGCGCTAGCTTACTTTTTAGAGTCCTTTGCAAAGCGAGCAGGTCTTCTTTCGAGGCTGTCTTTAGGTTTTTCTCGTTCAGCTTCTCTAATTTTTTCTCTACTGACTGAATAGCTTTTGAACTAGGTTCGGTAGAGTCTATATATTTAGCCTTTATCTGCTTGAGCATTTCGCGTGTCTGGGTAACTGTGAGACCTTCCTTCAACACCCTCTCAGTTGCATCAAGCCGTTCTCTGCGAGCTTGACGCTCGCTGACTTTTAGGTTCTTCCCAGATAGACTAACCAGCGCCGAAGCATGAGCAGCTTTTAGTCCCTTCTCACGAATGGCCGTCTTTAGATCCAGTGGCAGCGATAGCATAGACATTAAATTGGATTTAACAGAAGGCGGATAGAGAGCCAGCTCAAGGATTGAAAGTAGCACCATCTCTTCATCTGGCCGAATTCCTAGCTGACTGATAGTTTTCTTTTGCTCTTCCCTAGAGGCACTAACCAAACCATTCAGTTGCTGAACTTGATTGTGCCTTTCTAGTCGTCGCAAGACAGTAGATAGTACAACGGGAATGGCCTCTTCCTCCAAGCCAGCGGCAGAAGCAACCTCCTTCACGATCGCCTCTGCCTTATCAAGGGGATTAAGATCTTCATGGTGGACGAAAGTGAGTAGCGACTGACGATGTAAGTCATTGGGCATAGGTGCGATAACAGCCCGGATTGTCTCCCACTCTAGATATTTGGCTGCTGCCCATCGACGCTGCCCATCCCAAAGCAAATAGCGTTCGCCAGAAGGAATAAGGATGATAGACGTAATCTGACCGTCAGCATCTAGAGTATTGGCCAAAGTCCGAACGCTAGAAAGCGGAATGGTCTGTCTTGGCTGAGATGGATTAGGGTCGATAAGAGAAATAGAGATATCCTGCTCTCCAGACTGCGCTTCGAGTTGTGCTCTCAGGACGCTCAGCTGCTTCTCCAAATCAGGCGACTGATTTCTGCGCAGCTCTTCAATCTGAGCCTGAAGAGTGGCAACTTCTCTAGCATGGTCAGTGGCCGTTACAGCTTGATCGAATCGACCGACGAGACTAGGTAGTTTTCTAGGCATTCAACTTCTCCTTTGAAAGCATAGCTATATCACGAGCTAGAACTTGAAAATCCTGACTAGCTTTGTGCTTTGGTCGGTGCTTTTGAATCGGCAAACCTAATGCGCTTGAATTCTTAAACTCAGCGGAGTCACGAACCTCTGGGTAAACCTTGATTCGTAACTGTTGAGCCACCTCTGGCAATTGCTGTAGGTATTGACGGTGAATACTCTTTGTCTTGTCGTAGAGACTAGGAACTAATCCTAGAACCGGCGGCGGCGGATCGAGTTGCAGCTCTTCTGTAATTCCTATCAGCCACTGAACTAAGTCTGCGACACCAGATATTGATTTCATCTCTAGCTGGATTGGAACCAGCACATGAGTGCTGGCGGCCACAGCATTCTCACAAATCTTCCCTAACGTGGCGGGGCAGTCCAGTATCAAGATGTCGTGCTTTGTAGGGCTTGATTTCAAACGGTCAGCAAGAGCATACTCTCCTCTACGCCTAACCACTAGCTCATCTGCCATCTGAGACATAGCCGGATGACCTTGGCATATTTCTATCCTGTCACTGCCCCATACTGGAATAAACGATAAGGGTTCGCGTTGACCTTTGACCAGGGCTTTAGCTATGGAGCGGTCATAGTCTGCTGGGGGAAGCCCACAGAAAACATCCAAAGCTCTTTGCGGATCAAGGTCTATCAAACCAACAGAAAGCCCCATCTCCGAAAGTGCTTGAGCTAGGTGAACAGTCAAAGTCGTTTTCCCAACGCCTCCTGCATTAGCGAGAATGGCAAGAACAATTTTTAACTCAGACATAATTGAGTTCTGCTTGTGTCGGATTTTAATATACGACAACAATGGCATCATGTCGAATTTTGAAATTCGACATGATGTTGGAATTCAAATGACACATTCATTACCTGACTAAGGAAGCTGGCCGGACAGGGTTGTAGGCGTTGCTGAGCAAATTAAGATCAAGACCCATCGGAGTTTCCCCTTCACTGACATGGCGATTTTCAGTATGCGAATGCAGGTGATTGGTCGCAGCGCAGGCAGAAGTGCGACAGCTGCCGCTGCGTATCGGTCGGGTGAAGAGGTGAGGGATGAGCGGACGGGGAAGCCCTCAAGGCTCCATTTCATCGCCTGTAATCGCCAACATCTTCCTAGACCACGTATTGGACAAATGGTTCACCGAAGTGGTGAGCGATCACTGCCAAGGCTACTGTGCCATTGTTCGATACGCTGACGATGCCATTCTGTTGTTTGAGAGAGAGGACGATGCCCACCGCTTTATGCGGGTGCTGCCACGACGGCTGGATAAATATGGCCTTCGTCTCAACAAGCGTAAAACTCAGCTACTGGCTTGTGGAAAGCGCTATGCCCGGTACTGTTTCCAGACCGGACAGCGGCCACCAACCTTCGATTTTCTAGGGTTGACCCATTACTGGGGCCACAGTCGTAAGGGCTATGTTCGATTGAAACGCAAGACCTCAAAAAACGGTTACGTCGTGCCCTGGTCGATTTGACCAAATGGTTACGCCAGGTCCGCAGTCAGTATAAGCTGCCTCAAGTCTGGGTGGCGATGGGGCATAAGCTGCGCGGTCACTTCAACTACTTTGGAGCGACTGACAACAGCCGAGCCTTGTACATCTTTGAACGGAGGGCTCATGAGCTCCTGTTCAAATGGTTAAATCGCCGCAGTCAGCGACGTAGCTTTACATGGGAGCGTTTTCTTCGATATCTAACAAAGTATCCTCTACCCCGACCTGGGCGTCCAGTCTCGCTCTATCCGAGCTG carries:
- a CDS encoding ParA family protein encodes the protein MSELKIVLAILANAGGVGKTTLTVHLAQALSEMGLSVGLIDLDPQRALDVFCGLPPADYDRSIAKALVKGQREPLSFIPVWGSDRIEICQGHPAMSQMADELVVRRRGEYALADRLKSSPTKHDILILDCPATLGKICENAVAASTHVLVPIQLEMKSISGVADLVQWLIGITEELQLDPPPPVLGLVPSLYDKTKSIHRQYLQQLPEVAQQLRIKVYPEVRDSAEFKNSSALGLPIQKHRPKHKASQDFQVLARDIAMLSKEKLNA
- a CDS encoding tyrosine-type recombinase/integrase yields the protein MAKPDPVPTFIEVGVNAKPAVPAEDESEKPLQGDWVDEFLGDREIRPNTKKAYTRQLRGFQVWCEFKHWGDVGEADVSRYKEHLKNKPTKAGKIGLSPASVNQAIATLQSFFKWLATKRYITYNPTLNVEKVPAAPTETKDIEVAAVRQLAEGLEYRGQREQLSTRDTAIFELLKHGLRATEVSKLNIGDYNGQAVQVSKAKWRSDGTVPLAPNARQALDSYLGWCVRKGFDTSSGEPLFRSLSRNGYGKRLGYWGIYEMVKDLGVIAESTENVHPHRLRHTFGTQLVLNDMSPDYVRKLMRIKSPVTSERYTKRALEKKAEDAFNELIERSESGSGLF
- a CDS encoding pentapeptide repeat-containing protein; protein product: MSRNALVVGISCYQQLSPLTAPVKDAEAIAQRLEQASDFKVQRLPERILEAGEGKQEPAVSATQPVTQRQLKQVLKQLFLPDSQQLPETALFYFSGHGLASDDGHDKGYLATSDTDPNSPVPGLPLGWLHWLLSASPVRQQVIWLDCCHSGSLIVNVDAANPGSGGSRHRCFIASSRDFESSWEDLNSPYSVLTKALLTGLEPDRLSENSVNSFDLVAHVSRALKGDLQTPVCTSFGEAIELTRSGQATRPQPEATQVDSGICPYKGLEFFDCNDEDPQYFFGRERLVSQLVNHVRTRPFLSLVGASGNGKSSVLRAGLIHQLKLGKRVAGSEQWQILITRPDAQPMKNLAAAFVPLSGSQLDRAEALGRAEGLLKEGSAGLQRLVQASTAPRTVLVIDQFEEVFTRCEDDEDRLQFFDCLIGVLSACGDQLCLVIAMRADFVGKCLAQDYAGLAQQIQQNMVSVLPLTAEELRTAICKPAEQVGLSVEPDLVAAITKETKAAPGSLPLLQYTLKALWQRQSDGQLRLSDYLTLGGIEGTLDQRATEVYDRFDADEKRTVQHIFQQLTQLGEGTEDTRRRVFLENLIAEPLHSAQRVRSVVDTLANPKNRLLVTSEVVSKGSSLERRAIVDVAHEALIRHWRLLRQWIEQNRDLLRQQRRIEASTVTWQAREQARGYLLQGIPLAEAIQFREQQADAFPLSEAAKAFIKKSVWYRRRSRLKTASWLIIPAVIVVGLVEYNVRETRVKSNYVSLGSDNKIEQKQAVQDLVAGCWAQRRYSADVPRYLLERRFGNCRSLEQTNLSGADLSHVDLRDADLRDADLSHVDLSGADLSHADLSHADLFNADLFNADLSFAVLNSTDLIGADLSFAVLNSTDLIGADLSHADLSYANLSDADLIGADLSHVDLRDADLSDADLSDADLSHVDLRDADLNSTDLRQTILLNTDLRLNESMKPQQLANAQQPLICNSPLPPDIELEGGVNRDCDRLPAVLIERYPSGFETLKEAEDYVLNARQKTWE
- a CDS encoding CU044_2847 family protein encodes the protein MTHLAPLQLEDGSIIYIEAEETALVPETPITGETTRTAKGAGQQTRQQFQAMQDTIRTYTRQTLDAFREMAIANVDKVTLEFGVKVAGEAGVPYITKSNAECNLKITVECSFQNGQQP
- a CDS encoding type II toxin-antitoxin system death-on-curing family toxin, with the translated sequence MEFPTLSDVLSIHRLIVAETGGQSGLRDQGLLESALKAAENRHYYEEADVIACAATYAYHLCMAHAFIDGNKRVAAAVSETFLLINGWQLRMENVALVDMFLKIADGALLRDAIEEAFRHHAVAIGG
- a CDS encoding ParB/RepB/Spo0J family partition protein, whose translation is MPRKLPSLVGRFDQAVTATDHAREVATLQAQIEELRRNQSPDLEKQLSVLRAQLEAQSGEQDISISLIDPNPSQPRQTIPLSSVRTLANTLDADGQITSIILIPSGERYLLWDGQRRWAAAKYLEWETIRAVIAPMPNDLHRQSLLTFVHHEDLNPLDKAEAIVKEVASAAGLEEEAIPVVLSTVLRRLERHNQVQQLNGLVSASREEQKKTISQLGIRPDEEMVLLSILELALYPPSVKSNLMSMLSLPLDLKTAIREKGLKAAHASALVSLSGKNLKVSERQARRERLDATERVLKEGLTVTQTREMLKQIKAKYIDSTEPSSKAIQSVEKKLEKLNEKNLKTASKEDLLALQRTLKSKLAQVEALL
- a CDS encoding reverse transcriptase domain-containing protein → MSGRGSPQGSISSPVIANIFLDHVLDKWFTEVVSDHCQGYCAIVRYADDAILLFEREDDAHRFMRVLPRRLDKYGLRLNKRKTQLLACGKRYARYCFQTGQRPPTFDFLGLTHYWGHSRKGYVRLKRKTSKNGYVVPWSI